The genomic stretch aaggaagacccagagttacctctgctgcagatgaaaagttcattagagttaccagcctcagaaattgcagcccaaataaatgcttcacagagttcaagtaaacagacacatctcaacatcaactattcagaggagactgcgtgaatcaggccttcatggtccaaTTGCCACatagaaaacactactaaaggacaccaataagaagaagagacttgcttgggccaagaaacataagCAAAGGACATTAGACCGGTTGGTCAAAATTGTCCTTTggtcaaatttgagatttttggttcaaccgtgtctttgtgagacgcagagtaggtgaatggctgatctctgtatgtgtggttcccgcccgtgaagcatggaggaggaggtgtgatagtgtgggggtgctttgctggtgacactgtctgtgatttatttagaattcaaggcaaacttaaccagcatggctaccatagcattctgcagcgatacaccatcccatctgttttgcaCTTAGTGGaacaataatttgtttttcaacaggacaatgacccaacacatccacaggctgtgtaagggctatttgaccaagaaggagagtgatggagtgctgcatcaggcgacctggcctccataatcaccaaacctcaacccaattgagatggtttgggatgagttggaccgcagagtgaaggaaaagcagccaagatgtgggaactccttaagcattccaggtgaagctggttgagagaattccaggagtgtgcaaagctgtcatcaaggcaaagggtggctactttgaagaatctaaaatatgtttttatttgtttaaccctttgttggttactacatgattccataagttttatttcatagttttaatgtcttcactattattctacaatgtggaacaaagtaaaaaataaaaaataaaaaaccttgaatgagtagatgtgtccaaacttttgattggtattGTATAACAACTACATATCAGAAAGGATCATCTAATGCAGTCACTCAAAGAAGATCTCTTGTTGCCTATTCTCTCTGAGAGACATGGTTAAGATCTAAGTAGAACCCCACTCTCTCTGAGAGACATGGTTAAGATCTAAGTAGAACCCCACTCTCTCTGAGAGACATGGTTAAGATCTAAGTAGAACCCTATTCTCTCTGAGACATGGATAAGATCTAAGTATAGAACCCTATTTTCTCTGAGAGACATGGTTAAGATCTAAGTATAGAACCCTATTCTCACTGAGAGACATGGTTAAGATctaactatagaaccctattctctCTGAGAGACATGGTTTATATCTAAGTATAGAATCCTATTCTCACTGAGAGACATGGTTTATATCTAAGTATAGAATCCTATTCTCACTGAGAGACATAGTTAATATCTAACAATAGAACCCTATTCTCTCCGAGAGACATGGTTAAGATCTAACTATAGAACCTTATTGTCACTGAGAGACATGGTTAAGATCTAACTATAGAACCTTATTGTCACTGAGAGACATGGTTAAGATCTAACTATAGAACCTTATTGTCACTGAGAGACATGGTTAAGATCTAACTATAGAACCTTATTGTCACTGAGAGACATGGTTAAGATctaactatagaaccctattctctGTGTAGGGCACTACGTTTGACCTACAGTACCTATGGGATTTTGGTAGGGAGCTATTAGGACCCTGCTGTCTATAGTGTCCAGCTTCACCCCCAACTCTAATCCCcattatccccccccccccccccaaaaacagGAAAACAATAGCAAAGAAGCCTCATTCATTACAAAGATCGTAGTGCAAAGGCATGGTTATTGTATATTTGACTGAACCTGGTGTGGCTCTGAAATAATTATTTTCAATGAGCAGAATACCGTTCATGACATTCTGAAGACAAGGAAATGTTTCAACCTATATTACATGTATAGAAGCAACATTTGTGATTTCTTGCCAGATCGGTTATTTCTTTTAAAACAGAGAAGAACAATGAAGCTAAGAAAAACACCATATCCCAAAGACACAGCATATAaagttgaaaaaaaaaataaacatttgattACTTAGAGACAGGCCATTTTGATAAAAACAATACAATACTTCCCTACAGTCATGGAAGAAAGGCATTTCAGTCTTCATAACTTGTAGCTTTACAGAttggggtggtagggtagcctagtggttagagtgtagaggaggcagggtagcctagtggttagagtgtagaggaggtagggtagcctagtggttagagtgtagaggaggcagggtagcctagtggttagtggttagcctagtggttagagtgtagaggagggtagcctagtggttagagtgtagaggaggtagggtagcctagtggttagagtgtagaggcagggtagcctagtggttagagtgtagtggaggtggcagggcagcctagtggttgtagaggtggcagggtagagtggttagagtgtaggggaggcaggggcagggtagcctagtggttagagtgagcctagtggtagaggaggcagggtagcctagtggttagcctagtggttagagtgtagaggcggcagggtagcctagtggttagagtgtagaggcggcagggtagcagggtagcctagtggttagagtgtagagggggcagggtagcctagtggttagagtgtagagaggggaggtagggtagcagggtagcctagtggttagagtgtagaggggcagggtagcctagtggttagagtgtagaggtggcagggtagcctagtggttagagtgtagaggtggcagggtagcctagtggttagagtgtagtgggggtggcagggtagccctagtggttagagtgtagaggagggcagggtagcctagtggttagagtgtagaggaggcagggtagccagtggtagagcctagtggttagagtgtagaggtggcagggcagcctagtggttagagtgtagaggtggcagggtagcctagtggttagagtgtagaggaggcagggtagcctagtggttagagtgtagaggaggcagggtagcctagtggttagagtgtagtggaggtggaggggtagcctagtggttagagtgtgtagGGAGCCTAGTGGcggaggtggcagggtagcctagtggtggttagggagcctagtggtagagtgtagaggaggcagggtagcctagtggttagaggtagaggtggcagggtagcctagtggttagagtgtagaggcggcagggtagcctagtggttagagtgtagaggcggcagggtagcctagtggttagagtgtagaggtggcagggtagcctagtggttaagagtgttggacaagtaaccggaaggttgcaagttcaaacccccgagctgacaagttaaaaatctgtcgttctgcccctgaacaggcagttaaccccactgttcccaggccgtcattgaaaataagaatttgttcttaactgacttgcctggttaaataaaggtaaaaaatgtgTTTCCTGAAGCTTCACTTCACAGAAGACTGCTCTGCATTTCTACCACTAGGTATCTTAGtacattacatttttttcattttttaacgTTAAACCTAGAGCTAATAAAGCTTTGCTCCAATGTTTGTCTCTTGTGGATCTTGTACTCTGCCCTTGTGGTTGTTTTTATCCTGGGAGGACCTCCTCTTCATCATCAACTCTTCAGAGTCACGACAGAGTCCTTCATCGCTGGCGGCCTGGAGGCTGTCGAAggtcccctgtctctccccattGGTCCTCAGTGtcttctcctgcctcctcctcctcttacacTGCTCAGTACAGCGGTCCAGGCAGCTGAACTTACATCTGGTGTCGGTGGTGCAGGCGTACATCCCCACGGGCACCGCCAGCACCATGGCACACATGATCACAATAATATGGATGAACTTCTCCCGTTGTTCCAGCTGGCTGATGTCACTTCCTGTTAAGAACACGATGCACTGACCGGCGCGGGGTGTCTGGTTCTTCAGTGTCACACACACCTCGTATTTACTAACCGGTAGGAGGTCGTTGACCTCATAGGTGTTGATGCCCGGCCCGATGTATGTCAACTCCTTTTTGTCAGAGTGGTATTTCCCCAAGTGGATGGTGAACCAGGTCTCTGCAGGGTTGTCCGTCGCCGCGTACCACTCCAGAGTGATGCCGTAGACCGTCTGCTTGGAGATGCGGATGTCAATGTAGACGTTCTCGTCGGCTGAGGACAGGGGGAACGGGGGACGAGACATGGCGGCACCgccggaggaggaggaggcgttgAAAGACTTGATGTTGATCAGGAAACTGACGGAGAAGTTGCCGATAAAGTTGTTGGCGAAGCAGGTGTAGACACCTCGGTCTTCCAGGTGCATGGATGGGATGACCAGCTGAGATCTGATGGTCTCATCGTCCACACGGCTCTCTGCCactgaagagggagagaaaggagaattATCCCACTTGGcatacactggttgaatcaacgttgtttccaagtCATTTAAATGAAATgatgttgaaccaacgtggaacagacattgaattgacatctgtatAAACATGTACATATAGTATATTTTTACAATATTTACAGTAATATGTTGCATTATGAATAGGGAAATGGGGGGGGAcccagtcagttgtacaactgaatgcattcaactggggggctgccataatcgacatccacgtcttcggcgcccggggaaatGTGGGTTAACTAGACAGTATTGTTCCTGTCCTGTCATCAAAGTGGTGTAGCTTACAATAAACTAGGACTGACATATGATATCGTGGTAAATACCCCACTGTAACAAAGTCACAGCATTCCAATGGATGGTAGCGTAGAATTTGCAATTAAATAAAACCTTACCAGTAAATCCCTTTATAATCTTCAGGTTGAATGACCAATGGATGGAGGGTTCAGGCCTGGCTTTGACCAAGCACCGGAGGGTTACCTTGTCCCCCAGTGACACAGTCATGTTGGTTTCTGTGGCTGAGGCCTCGGGATTCATGCATGTTTTCAAACCGACTTCGTGGAAGAACTTTCCCGCTCTGGAACTGGGGCCCGTGCACGTCAGGTACGAGTTCATCAGAATTAGAGGCGGACTAACGGTTTTGATAAACTCAACGAAACCTTTGAGGCGACAGTCACACAGCCAAGGGTTGTCGTGCAGCGCTAAAACAACGTTGGCCTCTCCACTGCTGGGCTCTGtacctccttttctctcctgagTGTTGAGGAGAGGCCAGTTGAGGAAGACATCCCTGGATATGACAGTAAGCTGATTGAAGGATAAGTCTAAATAGGTCAAGCCCGGTAGTTGTCTCAGGGCGGATTCCGGGAGCACGTCTAGTCGATTGAGTTTCAGGTCCAAAATGTTCAGGTTCGGCGTGTCCTGGAACGCTGTCCATGGGACTGAACGCAGCTTGTTTCCCTGGAGCCGCAGTTCCGTTAAATTCGTCAGCCCCTCCAGACTCTCGATGTTCATTAGGGTGATGTCGTTGAAATTCAACCATAGAGACGCCAAGGCAGTGACTTTAGAGAAGGAGCCGCTCGGTAATTCGGTCAGGTGGGAATTTTCTATTCGAATTTTACTGAAATAATTTGGGACGTTGTCTGGGATTCGTCCCATGGCTGTTTCCATACAAAGTAAGGATCTAAAAATAAAACCAAAACATTATGGGTTATGGAAGTACGGTTAGAGTAAGTTATCTATATTCCTTTCATCATAGACacgtgcggcaggtagcctagcggttatgcGTTTAGGTAAGCCTGCCGACTTTTGTGAACAATTTGTGGATGTGctcctgtaaatcactctggataaaagcgtctgctaaatgacttaaaatgtCAATGTACAACGTTATCTCTCCATATTGTCTATTGTTAAAACCAGTCATGAAAAGCCACCATTGAGTTCAGTAATAGCCTACACTTGACCAGTCAATCAATACTGCACATAACGTCCTGACACCATAAGGAAACGCGGTGCAAAACTAGCTACACAAGAACTGACAACAAACGACTTACCTTCCCAAGTTATCATTTGTGCAAGAGCAGCCGGGTAAACAAGATGTCGAGGCGGGAGTTACTTTATAGAATAGCCAAGCTACAGCTAATACTGTATACAAGGTGGCCATAATTCCTTTAACAGAAACACATGTGAAGCATTAGAGCCGAGCATCTCCACAGGGAGGGACGGACAGTAGAGGTAAACCTATTACCTTAATCTTCCTTGGTGCAATCCCTTTGAGACACCAAATGATAAGATAAAACACGCTGAAAGTTTGTATTTTTTAATATGTTTTAGCTATAATCCTCcttgtggggtggcaggtagcatagtggttagaggggcaaGCCAGTAAACCGGAGTGTTGCCCGTTTGAAAACCGGGTCCTACTGGAAAAATCTGCCAGGAAGTGAGCTGGCAACCGGAGGGTTGCTGGTATCAAATCCTAGATGCCTTTATCTGGCGTTGTGCCCTtacccctccacaacaacaacagcttcCCGGGGGCCCAGTGTGGCCCCCTGCACTTCtccaaaaaaaatatatgtacgGTATGTCTTTCGGAGGGGTTGGGTTAACAACGGAAGTCAAATTTCGGTTGAACCTTGTGTGCAATTGACCAATAAAGTGATCTCTTTAGAGAAAGTCTGTCACAACATGCATGTTCCCTAATCCATAATAAACGAACGGGACATTACAGAAAATAATGTGATTTCTCAGAAAAAATATCACTTGATATTAAATAGAGCATTGGGAAGTCCAATATGCAATCTATAGATCAGGGCTACTGAAGACCATTGAGAAAATGGCACTATATACCCAACGTCTCTTATTTGTAGACTGCATGAAACAAAAGGATCCATGGCTATTAAATGAGGAACGAATGGAAGAGGTCTTCAGACAcaaacacgtacgtagtctgcaAACGATACTGTACAAAGTAAACGACCACAGTGGCCATAGACGAACGATCAAGTTGTGATCAGCACCGTGGACA from Oncorhynchus keta strain PuntledgeMale-10-30-2019 chromosome 24, Oket_V2, whole genome shotgun sequence encodes the following:
- the LOC118371031 gene encoding leucine-rich repeat, immunoglobulin-like domain and transmembrane domain-containing protein 2 yields the protein MATLYTVLAVAWLFYKVTPASTSCLPGCSCTNDNLGRSLLCMETAMGRIPDNVPNYFSKIRIENSHLTELPSGSFSKVTALASLWLNFNDITLMNIESLEGLTNLTELRLQGNKLRSVPWTAFQDTPNLNILDLKLNRLDVLPESALRQLPGLTYLDLSFNQLTVISRDVFLNWPLLNTQERKGGTEPSSGEANVVLALHDNPWLCDCRLKGFVEFIKTVSPPLILMNSYLTCTGPSSRAGKFFHEVGLKTCMNPEASATETNMTVSLGDKVTLRCLVKARPEPSIHWSFNLKIIKGFTVAESRVDDETIRSQLVIPSMHLEDRGVYTCFANNFIGNFSVSFLINIKSFNASSSSGGAAMSRPPFPLSSADENVYIDIRISKQTVYGITLEWYAATDNPAETWFTIHLGKYHSDKKELTYIGPGINTYEVNDLLPVSKYEVCVTLKNQTPRAGQCIVFLTGSDISQLEQREKFIHIIVIMCAMVLAVPVGMYACTTDTRCKFSCLDRCTEQCKRRRRQEKTLRTNGERQGTFDSLQAASDEGLCRDSEELMMKRRSSQDKNNHKGRVQDPQETNIGAKLY